From the genome of Azospira restricta, one region includes:
- a CDS encoding S1C family serine protease gives MSPCVAATAPFHRLRALLALAVLSSWPLLAAAEASVRAVPTAEPPAAGEQARGVALKRMKFAQLANSTVGESAADAACSDGKPVYLDRKLAAALAEAVTFAFGRNLRELGYRRSPGDESVFSETQKKPVEIEVGALVQEVQMSYCGKPGGAVEGSLYFKARMELLVPAAQKVVHAPVVEGGVSGRRAPTMVEFYRAGADGLVKNFLAEPGVVAWLGGAKPLPTAVAQKAAGLRLEAVSPPAGGTAGAATLLRASVVTIEGSGRSGSGFVISRQGYVLTNQHVVGGNRFVKLRLASGREAVGEVVQQNAARDVALIKTESGLDPLALRSGELAPGETVYAIGSPLGEKFSGSLTKGIVSAYRVRNGQRFIQSDVAILSGSSGGPLLDEQGRVVGLTQSGVEAGRARINLFVPIADGLQAIGVALPE, from the coding sequence ATGAGTCCATGCGTTGCAGCGACTGCCCCCTTTCACCGCCTGCGCGCGCTGCTGGCGCTTGCCGTACTCTCTAGTTGGCCTCTGCTTGCCGCCGCCGAGGCGTCGGTGCGCGCGGTGCCGACCGCGGAACCGCCGGCGGCCGGCGAGCAGGCGCGCGGCGTCGCGCTGAAGCGGATGAAGTTCGCCCAACTCGCCAACAGCACGGTCGGCGAGAGTGCCGCCGACGCTGCCTGCAGCGACGGCAAGCCGGTCTATCTCGACCGCAAGCTGGCGGCGGCGCTGGCCGAGGCGGTCACCTTCGCCTTCGGCCGCAACCTGCGCGAGCTCGGCTACCGGCGCAGCCCGGGCGACGAGTCGGTGTTCAGCGAGACGCAGAAAAAGCCCGTCGAGATCGAGGTCGGCGCGCTCGTCCAGGAAGTGCAGATGAGCTACTGCGGCAAGCCCGGCGGTGCCGTCGAGGGCAGCCTCTACTTCAAGGCGCGGATGGAGCTGCTGGTGCCGGCGGCGCAGAAGGTGGTGCATGCGCCGGTGGTCGAAGGCGGCGTCAGCGGTCGGCGTGCGCCGACGATGGTCGAGTTCTACCGCGCCGGCGCCGACGGGCTGGTCAAGAATTTCCTCGCCGAGCCCGGCGTCGTCGCCTGGCTCGGCGGCGCGAAGCCGCTGCCGACGGCGGTGGCGCAGAAGGCGGCAGGCTTGCGCCTCGAAGCGGTGAGTCCGCCGGCCGGCGGCACCGCCGGTGCCGCGACGCTGCTGCGCGCGTCGGTGGTGACGATCGAGGGCAGCGGCCGCTCCGGCAGCGGCTTCGTCATCTCGCGCCAGGGCTACGTGCTGACCAACCAGCACGTCGTCGGCGGCAACCGCTTCGTCAAGCTGCGGCTGGCCAGCGGCCGCGAGGCAGTTGGTGAGGTGGTGCAGCAGAATGCCGCGCGCGACGTCGCGCTGATCAAGACCGAGAGCGGCCTCGACCCGCTCGCGCTGCGCAGCGGCGAGCTGGCGCCGGGCGAGACCGTCTATGCGATCGGCTCGCCGCTCGGCGAGAAGTTCAGCGGCTCGCTGACCAAGGGTATCGTCAGCGCCTACCGCGTGCGCAACGGACAGCGCTTCATCCAGAGCGACGTCGCCATCCTGTCCGGCTCCAGCGGCGGTCCGCTGCTCGACGAGCAGGGGCGGGTCGTCGGCCTGACACAGAGCGGCGTCGAGGCCGGCCGCGCGCGCATCAACCTGTTCGTGCCGATCGCCGACGGCCTGCAGGCGATCGGCGTCGCGCTGCCGGAGTGA
- the zapE gene encoding cell division protein ZapE: protein MPHRALNVSEHGMLDAYAATLAARGYRADAAQQAAAERLQRLYGELLAFKAARSGPLRRLFARPQPPRGVYFWGGVGRGKSFLMDCFYDAVPYRRKRRIHFHAFMHQVHRQLDELKGEADPMAALAARIARDVRLLCFDEFHVSDIADAMILGRLLEALFARGVIFVMTSNYPPDRLYPNGLQRDRFLPTIALMKAQLDVLEVEAGVDYRLRTLEQVEIYHHPADDSAERKMAEYFAAIAGDEGRKGGEIDILGRKVATRRRGHGVIWFDFAVLCGGPRSQNDYLELAQGYHTVLVSGIPKLSAARANEARRFTWLVDVFYDHKVKLIATADCEADQLYTEGVQASEFFRTVSRLTEMRSREYLALQHLAG, encoded by the coding sequence ATGCCCCACCGAGCCCTCAACGTCTCCGAGCACGGAATGCTCGACGCCTATGCGGCGACGCTCGCCGCGCGCGGCTATCGCGCCGACGCCGCGCAGCAGGCGGCGGCCGAGCGCCTGCAGCGCCTCTACGGCGAACTGCTCGCCTTCAAGGCTGCGCGCAGCGGCCCCCTGCGCCGGCTCTTCGCGCGGCCGCAGCCGCCGCGCGGCGTCTATTTCTGGGGCGGCGTCGGCCGCGGCAAGAGCTTCCTGATGGACTGCTTCTACGACGCCGTGCCGTACCGCCGCAAGCGCCGCATCCACTTCCACGCCTTCATGCACCAGGTGCATCGCCAGCTCGACGAGCTGAAGGGCGAGGCCGATCCGATGGCCGCGCTCGCCGCGCGCATCGCGCGCGACGTGCGCCTGCTCTGCTTCGACGAATTCCACGTCTCCGACATCGCCGACGCGATGATCCTCGGCCGTCTGCTCGAGGCGCTGTTCGCGCGCGGCGTGATCTTCGTGATGACCTCGAACTACCCGCCCGACCGGCTGTACCCGAACGGCCTGCAGCGCGACCGCTTCCTGCCGACGATCGCGCTGATGAAGGCGCAGCTCGACGTGCTCGAGGTCGAGGCCGGCGTCGACTACCGGCTGCGCACGCTCGAGCAGGTCGAGATCTACCACCATCCGGCGGACGACTCGGCCGAGCGCAAGATGGCCGAGTACTTCGCCGCGATCGCCGGCGACGAGGGCAGGAAGGGCGGCGAGATCGACATCCTCGGGCGCAAGGTGGCGACCCGCCGGCGCGGCCACGGCGTCATCTGGTTCGACTTCGCCGTGCTCTGTGGCGGCCCGCGCTCGCAGAACGACTACCTCGAGCTGGCGCAGGGCTACCACACGGTGCTGGTTTCCGGCATCCCGAAACTGAGTGCGGCACGGGCCAACGAGGCGCGCCGCTTCACCTGGCTGGTCGACGTCTTCTACGACCACAAGGTGAAGCTGATCGCCACCGCCGACTGCGAGGCCGACCAGCTCTATACCGAGGGCGTGCAGGCGAGCGAATTCTTCCGCACGGTGAGCCGGCTGACCGAGATGCGCTCGCGCGAGTATCTTGCCCTGCAGCACCTGGCGGGCTAA
- a CDS encoding secretin N-terminal domain-containing protein produces the protein MKRLLSILLVLLPLLAAAQQEMEILPLRHRTVDQVLPVLRPLLEPGAALSGMNNQLILRASRKNRDEIRQALAALDTPARSLRILVSQHRDAEMRQSGAEAYGSVGSGNVRIIQPPSGVAVGGGRVEIRRDGNVVGGQVVDTRSTRAAGAMQSVQVVEGGRAYISVGQSLPLPLRQVVVGPGGAVVTETVVYRDVGQGFYAEPRLAGDRVTLEISPQFDTPGAAYGSINTQRLSTTVSGRLGEWIELGGSGQQAAGRERGGFSVGTSEIRDDRSIWLKVEEVQ, from the coding sequence ATGAAGCGCCTGCTGTCGATCCTGCTCGTCCTGCTGCCGCTGCTGGCCGCCGCCCAGCAGGAGATGGAAATCCTGCCGCTGCGCCACCGCACCGTCGACCAGGTGCTGCCGGTCCTGCGTCCGCTGCTGGAGCCGGGCGCCGCGCTCTCCGGAATGAACAACCAGCTGATCCTGCGCGCTTCGCGCAAGAACCGCGACGAGATCAGGCAGGCGCTGGCCGCGCTCGACACGCCGGCGCGCTCGCTGCGCATCCTCGTCTCGCAGCACCGCGACGCCGAGATGCGGCAAAGCGGCGCCGAGGCCTACGGCAGCGTCGGCAGCGGCAACGTGCGCATCATCCAGCCGCCGTCGGGTGTCGCCGTCGGCGGCGGCCGCGTCGAGATCCGTCGCGATGGCAACGTTGTCGGCGGGCAGGTGGTCGACACGCGCAGCACGCGCGCTGCCGGCGCGATGCAGTCGGTGCAGGTGGTCGAGGGCGGTCGCGCCTACATCAGCGTCGGCCAGTCGCTGCCGCTGCCGCTGCGCCAGGTCGTGGTCGGCCCGGGCGGCGCGGTCGTCACCGAGACCGTGGTCTATCGCGACGTCGGCCAAGGCTTTTACGCCGAGCCGCGCCTCGCCGGCGACCGCGTCACGCTGGAGATCAGCCCGCAGTTCGACACGCCGGGCGCCGCCTATGGCAGCATCAATACCCAGCGCCTGTCGACCACCGTCTCCGGCCGCCTCGGCGAATGGATCGAGCTCGGCGGCAGCGGCCAGCAGGCCGCCGGCCGCGAGCGCGGCGGCTTCTCGGTCGGTACCAGCGAGATCCGCGACGACCGCAGCATCTGGCTGAAGGTCGAGGAAGTCCAGTAG